From the Huiozyma naganishii CBS 8797 chromosome 13, complete genome genome, the window AACCTTCCCCCGCTTCTGGAGACTCTACGTCCCCTGGATACACAATGCATCTTTTCGACTCAAATACAACGATTTTACCGCACAACGATGCAAGTGGGATCTTCGATAGATCAACAGAATCCAAAAATTCGATATATCCAAACATTTTATGACCAATCAGCAAATTCTTGACCCTTTTCAAATCCATCAAAGTCATCGACGAGAGTGTCTCTAGCGATGGAGAAATATAGTAATCGCTACCAGCCCATGAAAAATCATCAGAGAGACACCCGGGAGGTTTCGATACCTTTTTATCTGTGGGGACTTTTTCCTTGGCAGCGACGTTTGTCTCCTTGATCGGAGACTCTTTGTCATTTTTGCAAACTTTCTCAGTAGACTTCTCGTCTAACTGTTTGGTTTCATCAGTTACCTTCTCCGCCCCCGCAGTAGGTTCTGTTTCCTCCGGGCTCTTATCTAGGGACACCTGTTGAgccttcttgttttgttcctcctccatcatcttcttgtgCATAATTAAATTCTTAAAAGATTTCTTCTCTGGGTTGAAGAGTAGTTTGTTTAACGAAACGATGGATTCGTCAATTTCCTTTGAGGCGGAGACTGCAACTTCGTTATTTTCTTCTAGTAGACCAATTGCCTTGGTTGTGCTGCTTGTGAATGATCCATTTTTGGATCTGTTACTAGTGTTAGATGAGGCACTGTCTTCCACCGCTGCTGGTTGTCTGACAAAGATAGGCGCAAACAGTGGTTTTGGTGCATTTCTGTAAGCGGAAGTCAAACTTGCCTTCTGCTTGACATCCGCGTTCAGTTTAGAGCGGCCCGCTTTCAAGACAGATAATATTTGAGAACCGGATGGAGCTATTTTGGCAAACAGCTCGTTCGTACCATACGGATTATTTTTAATCGAGTTCaactgttgctgttgctgttgttgctgctgttggttctgttgttgcagtGCCGATTGACCGCCCAAAGTACTGTTGGCTGTTGTACCAAAGAGGGTCCCAGGTGCCCCACTGAGAGAGGTGTTTGCGGCTTTATTGCCCGTGAATAATCCACCTCCCAAAGTTGAGCCAGTGGGTGCTGTAGATTGGGACCCGAATAAAGTATTCTGACCTGTAGGTGCAGTTTGCTGTTTCGCACCGAAAAGCCCACCGGTACTGGTACTGTTTGTACCGCCAAACAATGGCTTGGCGCCTGCCAAAGTGGAGTTCCCCGCATTtgtattgttgttgcttcCAAAGAGACCACCTGTTGCCGCGGGTTTGCTTCCAAAGAGACCACCAGTAGCAGAGCTGTTTGTGTTACCAAAGAGCCCACCACCAGTTCCAGCGGCAGGTTGCCCCTGACCAAACAACCCACCCTGTTGCTgagtgttgttgtttgaTCCAAACAGCCCGCCACTAGCCTGCTGTTGAGGCTGCTGCGCCGTTTGTCCGAACAACGGCCCTGTGTTCCCCACAGTGGCCGGTTTCTGACCGAACAGTCCTCCTGCCTGCCGTTGTTGACCAAAGAGACTTGAACTTTGTGCCCCGCTTGGCTGTTGACCAAAAAAGCCGGAtggctgttgctgctgctgctgttgttgttggttttGCTGTCCGAACAGGTTACCAGAAGTTTGGTTATTCTGTCCGAAGAGCCCACCAGTGGTAGCTGGTTTCTGCCCAAACAACCCCCCAgccggctgctgctgctgggtCCCCTGTCCAAAGAGTCCACCAGCaggttgctgctgttgagcATTTTGACCGAATAGGCCTCCCGCCCGCTGTTGGTTGTTTTGTCCAAAGAGACCACCAGTGTTAGCAGCTGGAGCACTGAACACCCCACCAGCAGGTTGCTGTGGTTGCTGGCCAAACAGACCTCCtgactgctgctgctgctgttggttATTCTGGCCAAAGAGACCAGTGTTACCAGTGTTCCCTGCTCCAAAGGAGTTACCACCTTGCTGTCCAAACATCCCACCAGTCGTTGGTGCGGCTGCCGTGTTTGGTTGCTGTCCAAAGAGGGACCCATTGGACGTAGCGTTTCTACTGGCCATACCGAACGGCGCAGCACTAGAGGCATTCTGATTGTTACCAAAGAGTCCACTCCCGGCATTGGCACCGGCACCAAACTGTGTGGTCGCTGGAGGGGCCCCCGCGGTCTTCCTGTTCGCCGCGTAGTCCTGAAACCTCAATTCCTCGAAGGAGAAGTTCCTGTACTCTGGCATGCACGTAATACTCTGGTAGCAGTTCGTCACGTTTGTAGTCGGGTCCTTGTCCTGAAATGCCGTGAACGGTTTGATCGCTGTGCCAGAGCCTACAGGCGCACTGGCACCGGCGGCACCACCGACTGCACCAGAAGCAAACGGACTTGGATTACCCCCCGAGACACCGCCCCCAAACGCTCCAAACCCAccctgttgttgttgctgtggaCCTGCCCCGAAGGGAGACGCACTCGCCTGTGACCCAAACGACCCGCCGCCACCGCCGCCAAACTGCCCGCCGCCGCCAAACGCACTCCTGTTCCCGCCAAACATCACCAGCCGTCGCAGCACGCCTCGTAACACGGCCCAACACGGCCCAGCATCAACACCAACGTCTTCGTCAAGACGTCTTCAACTTTTGAATAAAACCGTCAGATTCGAACCGCAAGACGAGTGTCACTGTGAACGGATGGCTGGTGCGGGTCCATGGGCGTGCCGTGCCGTGACGAGCAGTTGCTAGAGGAGCTGTAGAGTGGGGATTGATTTGTCAAGAGTGCATCTCGAACAGGGTCCGCACCGCGGAGCTACGTCAAGATGGTGGGAtgcaagaagaaggatggGGTCTTAGAACTGCGGGAAGGTTTGCACAACAGACGGTCCCCTCACGGTGCACGCGAGGGTGCAGTAGAGAAGCAATTGACCCCAGAACAGCGGTGTATATCGTGCTTTGGTGAGCAGATGAGCAAGCGACACCGCGTGAAGTGAAAAATCGCGATTCGATTCGACGCGACTTCTTGACGCGACGGTCTCTTGAAAGCTTGCAATAGCACCAACGGCGATGGATATGGACTCAATTCTAGCTCAGCGGGGCCAGGCTGCCCTGGTGGCGGCGCCTCAgtctgctgctgcttctcAGACTGCCTCTGCAGCACCTCAGACGGCCGATCCGACCGTGGTTTCGACGCTGGCGGCGGACCCAACGGTGGTTGCAGCGCGCGCCAGGAGGGTACAAGTGAAGTTGACCGCTGAGCGGTTGATGGGGGACCGTGGGCTGCCCTACCTGATGCAGCACGCGCCGCAGCGGTTGCATATCTCGAAGAGACGGTCCGCACAGCAGAACCTGTCCAGTATCGTCAACGTGTACCAACTGTGGGCGCACGATTTGTACCCGAAGGCTAACTTCAAGGACTTCTTGAAGCTGTGCCATACACTGGGGAAGTCGGATAAAGTGTTGAGAGAGTACAGGACGAACTTGGTCAAGCGAGAGATGTATATCCCGATCTTTGATGAGGAGNNNNNNNNNNNNNNNNNNNNNCAGCCCAACCCGCTGTTCGTTCAAGCacaagacgaagaagattCTGACGAGGAGGTGTACACACTGTCGAACAAGACTCCGAGAGTGGATCCTGTGGCCCCACCGGCCCCACTTGCCCCAACACAAGAGGACGAAGTCCTAGCCCTCGAAAGGGAAATGCTCAATACCACTGACAGAACCGTCCCTGAGAACCCGCAGGGGAACGAcctcgaagaagatgaggacgCTCTGCAAGAGATGCGCGAACTAGGGTACTGACCCTCGCATGTATCATTCCATGTCCCTTTGCTGTAGGCGATGTATACGTGTACACTGCTTACATAGAATATTTACAACCGTTAGAacggcaccaccaccaccaccacggGCCCACCGGGTCATCGCTTCTCAAGCAACGCTCGCAGGTCCCTCTCGTACACTGCCATCGTATCCTTCGACCCGTACCGAAACTGTACGACCCCAGCTCTATCGACGACgaacttctcgaagttCCACTTGACACCTTTGAAACCCAGGGCGTTGCCCCGCTGAGacttcaagtacttgtACACCGGGTCCTCCCTGGGTCCATTGACGTTGATCTTGCTCAGGATGGGGAACGTCACGCCGAACTTGTCCCTCGTGAACGCGACGATCTCCTCCATCGTGCCCGGTTCCTGGTTCCCGAACTGGTTGCAGGGGAACCCCAAAACGACAAGCCCCTCCTGAGAGTACCGCTCGTGTAACTGCTGCAACTCAGAGTACTGCGGCGTGTACCCGCACCGCGAGGCAACGTTCACGATGAGCACTACTTTCCCGGCGAGCGTGTCGCCAAAGAGGAACCGCGACCCGTCCGCTCGCACCGCTGACAATTCGTAGAAAGCAGACATGGGACACTCACTGAACAGCTGACCAACTGGACCTCTGAACAACCATTAGGCTCCCGGTGCACCTGTTTTATTGAATGAAGTTAATATTAAACAGAGACGAAAGTCCACACTGCAAGGACCCTTAGAGGAAAGGGACCCAAAGAGCGATGGCTGGACGCGTTGTAGTGGTTACAGGAGCCTCGCGGGGCATTGGGAGAGCCGTCGTTGGGGAGTTGCTTGCCCTGGGCGACgatgtcgtcgtcgtgggGGTCGCGAGAGACGCCGCGCAATTGCAAGAGGTGCAAGACGAGTACGGGGCAAGCAAGTTCCAGTACCTCGCTGGGGACGTTGCAGACGTGGCTTTGCATGACTCGCTGAAGACGTTCCTCACTGAGAGGTACTCCCGGCTGGACGGGCTCGTTGCCAACGCGGGAATGCTCGAA encodes:
- the KNAG0M02360 gene encoding uncharacterized protein (similar to Saccharomyces cerevisiae NUP100 (YKL068W) and NUP116 (YMR047C); ancestral locus Anc_2.610); the protein is MFGGNRSAFGGGGQFGGGGGGSFGSQASASPFGAGPQQQQQGGFGAFGGGVSGGNPSPFASGAVGGAAGASAPVGSGTAIKPFTAFQDKDPTTNVTNCYQSITCMPEYRNFSFEELRFQDYAANRKTAGAPPATTQFGAGANAGSGLFGNNQNASSAAPFGMASRNATSNGSLFGQQPNTAAAPTTGGMFGQQGGNSFGAGNTGNTGLFGQNNQQQQQQSGGLFGQQPQQPAGGVFSAPAANTGGLFGQNNQQRAGGLFGQNAQQQQPAGGLFGQGTQQQQPAGGLFGQKPATTGGLFGQNNQTSGNLFGQQNQQQQQQQQQPSGFFGQQPSGAQSSSLFGQQRQAGGLFGQKPATVGNTGPLFGQTAQQPQQQASGGLFGSNNNTQQQGGLFGQGQPAAGTGGGLFGNTNSSATGGLFGSKPAATGGLFGSNNNTNAGNSTLAGAKPLFGGTNSTSTGGLFGAKQQTAPTGQNTLFGSQSTAPTGSTLGGGLFTGNKAANTSLSGAPGTLFGTTANSTLGGQSALQQQNQQQQQQQQQQLNSIKNNPYGTNELFAKIAPSGSQILSVLKAGRSKLNADVKQKASLTSAYRNAPKPLFAPIFVRQPAAVEDSASSNTSNRSKNGSFTSSTTKAIGLLEENNEVAVSASKEIDESIVSLNKLLFNPEKKSFKNLIMHKKMMEEEQNKKAQQVSLDKSPEETEPTAGAEKVTDETKQLDEKSTEKVCKNDKESPIKETNVAAKEKVPTDKKVSKPPGCLSDDFSWAGSDYYISPSLETLSSMTLMDLKRVKNLLIGHKMFGYIEFLDSVDLSKIPLASLCGKIVVFESKRCIVYPGDVESPEAGEGLNVKARITCYNCFPVNKATRLPIKEPHHPLVKRHIERFKKLPYTKFEKYDPQTGVYTFIAPHPVLN
- the CSM3 gene encoding Csm3p (similar to Saccharomyces cerevisiae CSM3 (YMR048W); ancestral locus Anc_2.612), which codes for MDSILAQRGQAALVAAPQSAAASQTASAAPQTADPTVVSTLAADPTVVAARARRVQVKLTAERLMGDRGLPYLMQHAPQRLHISKRRSAQQNLSSIVNVYQLWAHDLYPKANFKDFLKLCHTLGKSDKVLREYRTNLVKREMYIPIFDEEXXXXXXXQPNPLFVQAQDEEDSDEEVYTLSNKTPRVDPVAPPAPLAPTQEDEVLALEREMLNTTDRTVPENPQGNDLEEDEDALQEMRELGY
- the KNAG0M02380 gene encoding glutathione peroxidase (similar to Saccharomyces cerevisiae HYR1 (YIR037W) and GPX1 (YKL026C); ancestral locus Anc_2.670) is translated as MSAFYELSAVRADGSRFLFGDTLAGKVVLIVNVASRCGYTPQYSELQQLHERYSQEGLVVLGFPCNQFGNQEPGTMEEIVAFTRDKFGVTFPILSKINVNGPREDPVYKYLKSQRGNALGFKGVKWNFEKFVVDRAGVVQFRYGSKDTMAVYERDLRALLEKR